The Scophthalmus maximus strain ysfricsl-2021 chromosome 7, ASM2237912v1, whole genome shotgun sequence genome includes a window with the following:
- the mrps35 gene encoding 28S ribosomal protein S35, mitochondrial encodes MATRTGRSLLCLGRTHIRALGLQNAAGRVTYATEEPANHQSRFTGPPDRRNKGPFAKKPRRNEGQSRAERMSVDQDWTAVYPSAMPFRANTVPLPVRMGYPVKGGVPSQKRGNLELIKIPNFLHLTPAAIKKHCKALKPFCTEWPSALDTDAKCDEHFPIKVESTDYLSAGPSVRNPSARIVHLKVKLSSLNLDDHARKKMLKLVGEKYCKATDVLTIKTDSCPLRKQNFEYAMYLLTVLYHESWKTEAWEAEKTVADMEEYSWEESPSQKNLLDILVRMKVAGEGEGEEVREQLLGRREVQEYKDSVTRLKNEGDSDSTMLQYKEAVKKVFNL; translated from the exons atggccacGCGCACGGGCAGGTCTCTCCTGTGCCTAGGTCGAACTCATATTCGTGCTCTTGGACTCCAGAATGCAGCGGGCAGGGTCACGTACGCGACGGAAGAGCCCGCAAACCATCAGTCTCGTTTCAcgg gACCTCCTGATAGAAGAAATAAAGGACCATTTGCCAAAAAACCCAGGAGAAAT GAAGGGCAGAGCAGGGCGGAGAGGATGTCTGTGGATCAGGACTGGACTGCAGTGTATCCATCAGCAATGCCCTTTAGAGCAAATACTGTCCCCCTGCCTGTCAGGATGGGCTACCCTGTGAAGGGAGGTGTTCCTTCACAGAAGAGAGGCAACCTGGAGCTCATCAAG ATACCGAACTTTCTGCATTTGACACCAGCAGCCATCAAGAAACACTGTAAAGCTCTCAAAC CATTCTGTACAGAGTGGCCTTCGGCCTTGGACACTGATGCCAAATGTGACGAGCACTTCCCCATCAAAGTAGAGAGCACAGACTACCTGTCCGCCGGCCCGTCTGTCAGAAACCCTTCAGCTCGCATTGTTCATCTCAAa GTGAAACTGTCCAGTTTGAATCTGGACGACCACGCACGCAAGAAAATGCTCAAGCTTGTTGGGGAGAAATACTGCAAAGCTACCGATGTCCTCACCATCAAAACTGACAG CTGCCCACTGAGAAAACAGAATTTCGAGTATGCCATGTACCTGCTAACTGTCTTGTACCACGAGTCTTGG AAAACGGAAGCCTGGGAGGCCGAGAAGACCGTGGCAGACATGGAGGAGTACAGCTGGGAGGAGAGCCCGTCCCAAAAGAACCTTTTGGACATCCTAGTGCGCATGAAGGTGGCCGGGGAGGGAGAAGGCGAGGAAGTGCGAGAGCAGCTGCTGGGAAGAAGAGAGGTGCAGGAGTATAAGGACTCGGTGACGAGGCTGAAGAACGAAGGAGACAGCGATAGCACCATGCTTCAGTACAAAGAGGCCGTCAAAAAAGTATTCAACCTGTGA
- the LOC118315592 gene encoding MANSC domain-containing protein 4-like → MNVTRGLLAVLSVLRHAEASCSPTSYYKNCWIRRFPGIFLDIGESQRRGAQLLRHYQEETALKCSRTCCLTRNFSCNLAIFHYDATQENVNCFHLHCPTLESCILSHRGNVVLYNITKGVDPDLLVFGKYFTSNVRVLPHHYSRANASEPLPSDKRHFLHPPPPAVPPLTSAPTGKPPTIAGRVLSSTAAATLRSISQPTVVSTTTTPLSSPSPAPLTDPGNRAQTTAPTTSTISFAPSFTAPPSTTTDATRGHRDPDTTNPSPVRSTTTTQPPTSAPTQPHSTTSPLSATIPPTTTASTGNMGSSKQYPNETEGTLGRNHTAGGEGDQGVGGEDPVVGSGAGWHQAAHTLLVAVAICITVLLSCCCSILLVVSWRGQRKRMGRYRTSWRGKRGSMRLIKYVLVRERS, encoded by the exons ATGAACGTCACCCGGGGCCTGCTGGCGGTGCTGAGCGTGCTGCGCCACGCCGAGGCGAGCTGCTCGCCCACCTCCTACTACAAGAACTGCTGGATCCGACGCTTCCCGGGCATCTTCCTCGACATCGGGGAGTCGCAGCGCAGGGGGGCGCAGCTCCTGCGGCACTACCAGGAGGAGACGGCGCTGAAGTGCAGCCGCACCTGCTGCCTGACGAGAAACT TCTCCTGCAACCTGGCCATATTTCACTATGACGCCACTCAGGAAAACGTCAACTGCTTCCACCTGCACTGTCCCACGCTGGAGAGCTGTATCCTCAGTCACAGAGGCAACGTTGTTCTGTACAACATCACCAAGG GGGTGGATCCTGACCTGCTGGTGTTTGGAAAGTACTTCACCTCCAATGTGCGCGTGTTACCCCACCACTACAGTCGGGCCAACGCCTCAGAGCCACTGCCCTCGGACAAACGCCACTTCCTACATCCACCCCCGCCCGCTGTCCCGCCTCTGACGTCTGCGCCGACTGGAAAACCGCCCACCATAGCAGGCAGAGTGCTCAgctccaccgccgccgccaccctgCGGAGCATCAGTCAGCCGACAGTCGTCTCCACAACTACAACCCCATTGTCTTCCCCTTCACCTGCTCCTCTGACAGACCCGGGGAACCGTGCACAAACAACTGCCCCGACCACTTCCACCATTTCTTTTGCACCCAGCTTTACTGCACCTCCTTCCACGACGACAGACGCCACTCGCGGCCATCGCGATCCCGACACGACTAACCCCAGCCCCGTCCGTTCCACCACAACCACGCAGCCCCCCACCTCCGCCCCTACCCAGCCTCACTCCACCACTTCCCCTCTGTCAGCCACCATCCCTCCAACTACCACAGCCAGTACGGGCAACATGGGGAGCAGCAAGCAATACCCCAATGAGACCGAGGGCACCCTGGGGCGGAACCACACCGCAGGCGGTGAGGGAGACCAGGGAGTGGGCGGAGAGGACCCTGTGGTGGGGTCGGGAGCTGGGTGGCACCAAGCTGCGCACACCTTACTGGTCGCAGTGGCCATCTGCATCACCgtgctgctgagctgctgctgctccatccTGCTGGTCGTGAGCTGGAGGggtcagaggaagaggatggggcGCTATCGGACGTCatggagggggaaaagaggCTCCATGCGCCTGATAAAGTACGTGCTGGTCAGAGAGCGTTCCTGA